The Naumovozyma dairenensis CBS 421 chromosome 3, complete genome genome has a window encoding:
- the TRP3 gene encoding bifunctional anthranilate synthase/indole-3-glycerol-phosphate synthase (similar to Saccharomyces cerevisiae TRP3 (YKL211C); ancestral locus Anc_1.532), whose product MPASTVAAAAVPKKNVVLIDNYDSFTWNVYEYLCQEGASVTVYRNDEISLPELIKLAPEILIISPGPGHPKTDSGISRDCIRHFAGKIPVFGICMGQQCMIDVFGGEVTYAGEIVHGKTSPITHDNKGFFKDVPQGVAITRYHSLAGTEESLPDVLEVTATTESGVIMGVRHKEFTVEGVQFHPESILTEEGHLMIKNILNITGGTWKENEENLKRLGNISKKESILNQIYKQRMIDVEEQSNIPGFTKKDLETNFKLNLAPKVQNFYQRLISGTTNNNKKAAVLAEVKRASPSKGDIFPNAVAAEQALKYAQAGASAISVLTEPHWFKGSLEDLINVRKVLDKEYAQDETNRPCVLRKEFIFSKYQILEARLAGADTVLLIVKMLSQELLKELYDYATIEMGIEPLVEVNSKEELDIALKINARVIGVNNRDLHSFTVDLNTTSNLVDATPKDTLLIALSGITESKDADKYKEEGVHGFLVGEALMRSDDVKKFIDALCV is encoded by the coding sequence ATGCCTGCCTCTACTGTCGCTGCCGCTGCCGtaccaaagaaaaatgtcgtcttaattgataattaCGATTCATTCACCTGGAACGTTTATGAATACTTGTGTCAAGAAGGTGCATCAGTTACCGTTTACagaaatgatgaaattagCTTACCAGAATTGATCAAACTTGCTCCAGAGATTTTGATAATCTCCCCAGGCCCTGGTCATCCAAAGACAGATTCAGGGATTTCAAGAGATTGTATCCGTCATTTTGCTGGTAAGATCCCAGTTTTCGGTATTTGTATGGGACAACAATGTATGATTGACGTATTTGGTGGTGAAGTTACATATGCTGGTGAAATTGTTCATGGGAAAACTTCGCCCATCACTCATGATAACAAAGGTTTCTTTAAGGATGTCCCACAAGGCGTAGCAATTACGAGATACCACTCTTTGGCTGGTACTGAAGAAAGTTTACCCGATGTCTTAGAAGTTACTGCTACTACAGAAAGCGGAGTTATAATGGGGGTTAGACATAAAGAATTCACAGTGGAAGGTGTTCAATTCCATCCTGAATCTATCTTGACTGAAGAAGGTCATTTAAtgattaaaaatattttgaatattacGGGTGGTACTTGGaaggaaaatgaagaaaatttgaaaagattagGGAATATTTCCAAGAAGGAATCTattttgaatcaaatttataAGCAAAGAATGATTGATGTTGAAGAACAATCTAACATTCCTGGTTTCACGAAAAAAGATTTAGAaaccaatttcaaattaaatttaGCTCCAAAAGTCCAAAATTTCTATCAAAGATTAATATCTGGTActaccaataataataagaaagcTGCTGTATTAGCTGAAGTGAAACGTGCCTCTCCATCTAAAGGTGATATCTTCCCTAATGCGGTTGCTGCAGAACAAGCTTTAAAATATGCGCAAGCAGGTGCTTCCGCCATTTCTGTCTTAACTGAACCTCATTGGTTTAAAGGTTCTCTTGAGGATTTAATTAATGTAAGAAAAGTCTTGGATAAAGAATATGCTCAAGATGAAACAAATAGACCATGCGTGTTGAGAAAGGAATTCATATTTAGtaaatatcaaatattgGAAGCAAGATTAGCTGGTGCAGACACCGTATTATTAATTGTCAAGATGCTTTcacaagaattattaaaagaattatatGATTATGCGACTATAGAAATGGGTATAGAACCATTGGTCGAAGTTAActcaaaagaagaattagatatCGCACTAAAGATAAATGCTAGAGTTATTGGTGTTAATAACAGAGACTTACATTCATTTACAGTTGATTTAAATACAACAAGTAATTTAGTTGATGCTACTCCAAAGGATACTTTGCTAATTGCTTTGTCAGGTATTACTGAAAGTAAAGATGctgataaatataaagaagaaggcGTTCATGGGTTTTTAGTCGGAGAGGCATTAATGAGATCTGACGACGTTAAGAAGTTTATTGATGCACTTTGTGtctaa
- the SAC1 gene encoding phosphatidylinositol-3-phosphatase SAC1 (similar to Saccharomyces cerevisiae SAC1 (YKL212W); ancestral locus Anc_1.533), which yields MSGPMLFAQTSEGLYFKRIDGDQENVVFLSSQDQSAKLISVDHFPAASNSSAVVKNIASLIGFLKLKLNKYAIIANTVEETGNFQNNSIYKIASHSIVPCKITSNIDSDESEYLKLLELQLKTATLFFSYTYDLTNSLQRNNSSGPTPYDERFFWNHYLTGELRSINATAFIQPVIYGYAKFIETIFQSSPITIGLITRRSRFRAGTRYFRRGIDQDGNVGNFNETEQLLSVNNKDIYSFLQTRGSVPVQWAEINNLQYKPNLVLNADESSTVAAAKKHFNQQIELYGDNYLVNLVNQSGHEKPVKDAYENVVKQIGNDKLHYIYFDFHHECRKMKWHRVKLLINRLQELGLTNDDFFHMQINSDGGRKIVNLQKSTVRTNCMDCLDRTNVVQSVLAHWVLQKEFETAGIVEKDKLWENDESLLFIFQNFWADNADAVSVSYSGTGALKTDFTRTGKRTKLGAFNDFINSASRYYQNNFTDGPRQDSYDLFLGNFKPYIQSIKSPFPDRRPVLIQIIPIVILVSLTIITSATFVPKDASFFSSKNLITFFLSLITFAGSFKYLIANGIQFVNWPKLVDVGFLVCKQTHNKERVFKGLKYIQNKHFIKPKKD from the coding sequence ATGAGTGGTCCTATGCTGTTTGCCCAAACATCAGAAGGgttatatttcaaaagaatAGATGGTGACCAAGAAAATGTCGTCTTCTTGTCGAGTCAAGACCAATCTGCTAAATTGATTTCTGTCGATCACTTCCCTGCAGCAAGTAATTCATCCGCCGttgtgaaaaatattgCATCTTTAATAGGtttcttgaaattgaaattaaataaatacgCTATTATTGCTAACACTGTGGAGGAAACTGggaattttcaaaataattccATCTATAAAATTGCATCTCATTCAATTGTTCCTTGTAAAATTACTTCGAATATTGATTCCGATGAATCAGAATActtaaaattattagaattgCAATTGAAAACTGCcactttatttttttcctatACTTATGATTTAACAAATTCAttacaaagaaacaattcCAGTGGTCCCACCCCGTATGATGAGAGATTCTTTTggaatcattatttaacCGGCGAATTAAGATCAATAAACGCTACTGCGTTCATTCAACCTGTCATTTACGGTTATGCTAAATTCATTGAGACAATCTTCCAATCAAGCCCAATTACTATCGGTTTAATTACAAGGCGCAGTAGATTTAGAGCTGGTACAAGATATTTCCGTCGTGGTATTGATCAAGACGGTAACGTGGGTAACTTCAATGAAACGGAACAATTATTATCGGTGAATAACAAGGATATTTATTCCTTTTTACAAACAAGAGGGTCCGTGCCTGTTCAATGGGCTGAGATTAATAATTTGCAATATAAACCAAATTTAGTTCTTAATGCAGATGAATCCTCTACCGTTGCAGCTGCAAAGAAACATTTCAACCAACAGATTGAATTGTACGGTGATAATTATTTAGTTAATCTGGTTAATCAATCGGGTCATGAAAAACCAGTTAAAGATGCTTATGAAAATGTTGTTAAGCAAATCGGGaatgataaattacattacatttattttgatttccATCATGAATGtagaaaaatgaaatggCATCGTgtcaaattattaattaatcgTTTGCAAGAATTAGGTTTGacaaatgatgatttctTCCACATGCAAATTAATTCAGATGGCGGGAGAAAAATCGtgaatttacaaaaatcaACAGTAAGAACAAATTGTATGGATTGTTTAGATAGAACTAATGTCGTTCAATCTGTGTTAGCTCATTGGGTTTTACAAAAAGAGTTCGAAACCGCTGGAATCGTTGAAAAGGATAAATTATgggaaaatgatgaatcgTTATTATTCATCTTCCAAAATTTCTGGGCTGACAACGCTGATGCCGTTAGTGTTTCATATTCTGGTACTGGTGCCTTAAAGACTGATTTTACAAGAACTGGTAAACGTACCAAGTTGGGAgcatttaatgatttcattaactCTGCTTCGcgttattatcaaaataatttcactGATGGTCCAAGACAAGATTCCTATGATTTATTCTTGGGTAATTTCAAACCATATATTCAATCTATCAAATCTCCATTCCCTGATAGAAGACCTGtattaattcaaattattccAATTGTTATTTTAGTCTCCCTGACTATTATAACTTCTGCTACCTTTGTCCCTAAGGATGCCTCTTTTTTCAGTTCTAAGAATTTGATTACGTTCTTCCTTTCCTTAATTACCTTCGCTGgatctttcaaatatttgataGCTAACGGTATTCAATTTGTGAATTGGCCAAAATTAGTTGATGTCGGTTTTTTAGTTTGCAAGCAAACTCATAACAAAGAACGGGTCTTCAAAggtttgaaatatattcaaaataaacatttcattaagccaaagaaagattaa
- the RLP7 gene encoding Rlp7p (similar to Saccharomyces cerevisiae RLP7 (YNL002C); ancestral locus Anc_1.401) has translation MSSSSTKPTPLNSTPEILLRKRRNADRTRLEKQELTREKQAKQKKLKSQKKNRFIRAETIVATTLATTREKERIKRMSILETKKAKNDVDRLPSDKDFILKITERPHKETETEAETQTVEEEDEDDNLIKEKIEYDGKDTLLFVIRVKGPTAVNLPHKVFKILSLLRLEELNTGVFVKLTKNVFPLLKLISPYIIIGTPSLNSIRSLIQKRSRILYTGAKGDEEPHSIVLNDNNIIEDKLGEQGIICMADIIHEIATLGENFQTCNFFLQPFKLNREVSGFSSLNKLRKIKQRENESKIRQFSNASTAPIIQVDIDSLIAKLN, from the coding sequence atgtcatcatcatctactAAACCAACACCATTAAATTCTACGCCAGAGATTCTTCTTCGTAAGAGAAGAAATGCTGATAGAACCAGATTGGAAAAGCAAGAATTAACCAGAGAAAAGCAAGCCAAACAAAAGAAACTCAAAtctcaaaagaaaaacaggTTCATTAGAGCAGAAACAATTGTTGCTACCACTCTAGCAACTACTAGAGAAAAGGAACGTATTAAGAGAATGTCTATATTAGAGACTAAGAAGGCTAAAAATGATGTCGATAGATTACCTTCTGATAAAGATTTCATCTTAAAGATTACGGAACGTCCTCATAAAGAGACTGAAACCGAAGCTGAAACCCAAACCgtcgaagaagaagatgaagatgacaaTTTGATcaaggaaaaaattgaatatgatgGGAAGGATACTTTATTATTCGTTATTAGAGTTAAGGGCCCCACCGCCGTTAATTTACCTCATAAAGTGTTCAAAATTTTGTCCCTGTTAAGATTAGAAGAACTTAACACTGGTGTTTTTGTTAAATTGACCAAGAATGTTTTCCcacttttgaaattaatctctccatatattataattggTACCccatctttaaattctaTCCGTTCATTGATCCAAAAGAGAAGTAGGATACTTTATACCGGTGCCAAAGGTGATGAAGAACCACACTCCATTGTCTTgaacgataataatatcattgaagataaattgGGGGAACAAGGTATCATTTGTATGGCAGATATTATTCATGAGATTGCAACTTTGGGCGAAAACTTTCAaacttgtaattttttcttacaGCCATTCAAATTAAACAGAGAAGTCTCTGGTTTCAGctcattaaataaattgagAAAGATTAAACAAAGagaaaatgaatcaaaGATCCGTCAATTCTCCAATGCCTCAACTGCTCCAATCATTCAAGTAGATATTGATTCTTTAATCGCCAAACTAAATTAA
- the LST8 gene encoding TOR complex subunit LST8 (similar to Saccharomyces cerevisiae LST8 (YNL006W); ancestral locus Anc_1.399) encodes MSVLLVSAGYDHTIRFWEALTGVCSRTIQHSDSQVNRLQITNDKKLLAAAGHLNVKLYDINTTNPNPVGSFEGHKGNVTSVSFQQDNRWMVTSSEDGTIKVWDVRSPSVPRNYKHNAPVNEVVIHPNQGELISCDRDGNIRIWDLGENQCTHQITPEEDVSLESLSIASDGSMLAAANDRGNCYIWEMPNHTDASNLKPVKTFSAHETYVTRVLLSSDVKHLATCSADQSARIWSVENGFQRECALEGHQRWVWDCAFSADSAYLVTASSDHYVRLWDLSTREIVRQYGGHHKGAICVALDDV; translated from the coding sequence atgtcAGTACTATTAGTCTCAGCGGGATATGACCATACGATAAGATTTTGGGAAGCACTAACGGGAGTATGTTCGCGAACTATTCAGCATTCAGATTCACAAGTGAATAGATTACAAATCACCAAcgataaaaaattattagcTGCAGCTGGTCATTTAAACGTAAAATTGTATGATATAAATACTACAAATCCAAACCCAGTAGGTTCATTCGAAGGTCATAAGGGGAACGTTACGTCTGTTTCGTTTCAACAAGATAATAGATGGATGGTAACATCAAGTGAAGATGGTACCATTAAAGTTTGGGATGTTAGATCTCCCTCTGTACCTAGAAACTATAAACATAATGCTCCTGTAAATGAAGTCGTGATACATCCAAATCAAGGTGAACTAATCTCTTGTGATAGAGATGGGAATATTAGAATTTGGGATCTAGGTGAAAATCAATGTACTCATCAAATCACCCCTGAGGAGGACGTTTCTTTGGAATCATTATCTATTGCAAGTGATGGCTCTATGCTTGCTGCCGCAAACGATAGAGGTAATTGTTATATTTGGGAAATGCCTAATCATACAGATGCATCTAATTTGAAACCAGTGAAAACATTTAGCGCTCATGAAACATATGTGACAAgagtattattatcatctgATGTGAAACATTTAGCTACATGTTCAGCCGATCAAAGTGCAAGAATATGGTCTGTGGAAAATGGATTCCAAAGAGAATGTGCATTAGAAGGTCATCAACGATGGGTGTGGGATTGCGCATTCAGTGCAGATAGTGCATATTTGGTGACTGCATCCTCAGATCATTATGTTAGATTATGGGATCTTTCTACAAGAGAAATTGTGAGACAATATGGTGGGCATCACAAAGGCGCCATATGTGTTGCACTCGATGATGTCTAA
- the SIS1 gene encoding type II HSP40 co-chaperone SIS1 (similar to Saccharomyces cerevisiae SIS1 (YNL007C); ancestral locus Anc_1.398) produces the protein MVKETKLYDLLGVSPSANDQEIKKGYRKAALQYHPDKPTGNTEKFKQISEAYEILSDSNKREVYDQYGLEAARSGGPSFGGAGGAGGFPGGAHSFSNDDAFNIFSQFFSGGDPFGGHSAGGFGGMPGGMGGMGGMPGGMGGMPSMGGMGGMPGGFRSATGASQRPEEEVVTVNLPVSLEDLFTGKKKSFKIGRKGPGGSQEKKQIDIQLKRGWKAGTKITYKNEGDFNPRTGGRKTLQFVLQEKAHPLFKRDGENLLYTVPLSFQESLLGFSKTVQTIDGRSLSLSRTQPIQPTETTTYPGQGMPNPKNPNQRGDLIITYKIDYPISLSDAQRQAIQQNF, from the coding sequence ATGgtcaaagaaacaaaattatatgatCTATTGGGTGTCAGCCCCTCAGCCAACGATCAAGAGATAAAGAAAGGTTACAGAAAAGCTGCATTACAGTATCATCCAGATAAACCTACTGGTAACACAGAGAAATTCAAGCAAATTTCAGAAGCTTATGAAATTTTAAGTGATTCCAATAAGAGAGAAGTTTATGATCAATATGGTCTTGAAGCTGCTAGATCTGGTGGTCCATCATTTGGTGGTGCTGGTGGTGCAGGTGGGTTCCCTGGTGGAGCTCATTCATTCagtaatgatgatgcttttaatatcttttcACAATTCTTTAGCGGTGGTGATCCATTTGGTGGACACAGTGCTGGTGGATTTGGTGGTATGCCTGGTGGAATGGGCGGTATGGGCGGAATGCCAGGTGGTATGGGAGGTATGCCAAGTATGGGAGGTATGGGAGGTATGCCAGGTGGATTTAGATCTGCTACAGGAGCTTCACAACGTcctgaagaagaagttgtTACAGTTAATTTGCCCGTCAGTCTAGAGGACTTATTCACAGGtaagaagaaatcatttaaaATTGGTAGAAAGGGACCAGGTGGGAGTCAAGAAAAAAAGCAAATTGATATACAATTAAAACGTGGTTGGAAAGCTGGTACTAAGATCACATATAAGAATGAAGGTGATTTCAACCCACGCACAGGAGGTAGAAAGACATTACAATTTGTTCTACAAGAAAAGGCACACCCACTATTTAAGAGAGATGGGGAAAATTTATTGTATACAGTACCATTAAGCTTCCAAGAGTCTTTATTAGGGTTTTCCAAGACAGTTCAAACCATTGATGGTagatcattatcattatctagGACTCAACCGATCCAACCAACAGAAACTACAACATATCCAGGGCAAGGTATGCCGAACCCTAAAAACCCTAACCAAAGAGGAGACTTAATCATAACATACAAGATTGATTACccaatttcattatcagaCGCTCAAAGGCAAGCCATCCAGCAAAACTTCTGA
- the NDAI0C02620 gene encoding pirin family protein (ancestral locus Anc_6.23), translating to MSKVPQIRSVAKNFIAIEQEEGVGAHVRRSIGSMKQRNFSPFLLMDHFTVSHPAGFPDHPHHGQETITYVLNGMIAHEDFTGSKGVLRPGDLQFMTAGKAIMHSEIPVKMENGTPGIGIQLWVALPIDLKNSEPRYRNLRGDKIPIIKPNENLTVRVISGKSYGTESVKDLAYTPIDYYIFNMNKKGVEFFQETPRNFNFFLYITKGAVEINGVVYPKYSTVFFDTDGDSIKGKSAADEETEFAIIGGLILDQPILQHGPFVETDRESLLQVFKNYQYCINGFERARGWRSSIADGILEKDVPAFEKSSKD from the coding sequence atGTCGAAAGTTCCTCAAATTCGTTCAGTAGCCAAGAACTTCATTGCCattgaacaagaagaaggtgtCGGAGCCCACGTGAGAAGATCCATTGGATCCatgaaacaaagaaatttcTCACCTTTCCTACTAATGGATCACTTCACAGTCTCACATCCAGCTGGGTTCCCAGATCATCCTCACCACGGCCAGGAAACTATCACATACGTTCTCAATGGTATGATTGCACATGAAGATTTCACTGGTTCAAAAGGTGTCCTAAGACCTGGTGATTTACAATTCATGACTGCTGGTAAAGCTATTATGCATTCTGAAATCCCAgtaaaaatggaaaatggTACCCCAGGAATTGGTATTCAATTATGGGTTGCGTTACCTatagatttgaaaaattctgaACCAAGGTATAGAAATTTAAGAGGTGATAAAATTCCAATTATTAAACCAAATGAAAATCTAACTGTGAGAGTTATTAGTGGGAAATCTTATGGAACTGAATCTGTTAAGGATTTAGCTTATACCCCAATCGACtactatatatttaatatgaATAAGAAGGGAGTGGAATTCTTCCAAGAAACACCTAggaatttcaatttcttcctttATATTACTAAGGGTGCCGTAGAGATAAATGGTGTAGTGTATCCAAAATATTCTACTGTTTTCTTTGATACTGATGGGGACTCTATTAAGGGTAAATCTGCAGCTGATGAGGAAACTGAATTCGCCATTATTGGTGGATTAATCCTAGATCAACCAATTCTACAACATGGTCCATTCGTAGAAACTGATAGAGAAAGTTTATTACAAGTATTTAAGAACTACCAATATTGTATTAATGGGTTTGAAAGGGCTCGTGGTTGGAGATCTTCAATTGCTGACGGTATATTAGAAAAGGATGTTCCagcttttgaaaaatcatcaaaagACTAA
- the ALG6 gene encoding dolichyl-P-Glc:Man(9)GlcNAc(2)-PP-dolichol alpha-1,3-glucosyltransferase (similar to Saccharomyces cerevisiae ALG6 (YOR002W); ancestral locus Anc_6.22) — protein sequence MVPKKKTLMKNGSTSTVTSSSSQKSKVEDTKKSKKMNNNQPLETETSKESFYASPLYDFLYPFRPAGSQWMTEYIIVLFAIIIRCAVGLGPYSGFNTPPMFGDFEAQRHWMEITQYLPISQWYWFDLQYWGLDYPPLTAFHSYLCGKIGSFFQPNWFTLGDSRGYEGQDLKTFMRLTVLASESLCYIPAVVYFTKWLGKRRNQSPIGQFIAVAAILFQPSLILIDHGHFQFNSVMLGLTVYTLNNLLDEFYAFAAVCFVLSICFKQMALYYSPIFFAYLLSKSLFHPRLFNIPRFAAISFATICTFASMFGPIYFFGGENGGITNLLQSIKRIFPFARGIFEDKVANFWCVTNVIFKYKANFTQEQLQLYSLILTIIAFLPAMLVILLYPRKYLLLYALSACSMSFYLFSFQVHEKTILMPLLPITLLYTSTDRNVLSRVSWMNNIGLFTLWPLLKKDGLSLQYWVCLILSNWLIGNFSFITPRFLPKVLTPGPSIIQLGENYRRPTLLPSNWIWKVIIVLSYVMMGVIHFVDYFIEPPSAYPDLWVILNCTLGFGCFVLFWLWNYYKLFSMTKKNIHQL from the coding sequence atggtaccaaagaaaaagactttaatgaaaaatgggTCAACCTCCACAGTTACCTCTTCTTCAAGCCAGAAAAGTAAGGTAGAAGACACAAAGAAATCGAAAAAGATGAATAACAATCAACCTCTGGAAACAGAAACTTCCAAAGAATCATTTTATGCATCACCATTATATGATTTCCTATATCCATTCAGGCCAGCAGGAAGTCAATGGATGACAGAATACATTATAGTCCTATTTGCCATCATAATTAGATGTGCTGTTGGGTTAGGACCATATTCTGGTTTCAATACACCCCCAATGTTTGGAGATTTTGAAGCTCAAAGACATTGGATGGAAATAACTCAATATCTTCCAATAAGTCAGTGGTATTGGTTCGATTTGCAATATTGGGGGTTAGATTATCCACCATTAACAGCTTTCCATTCCTATTTATGTGGTAAAATTGGTTCATTTTTCCAACCAAATTGGTTTACTTTGGGCGATTCAAGAGGTTATGAAGGGCAAGACTTGAAAACGTTCATGCGATTGACCGTACTGGCGAGTGAATCTCTCTGTTATATCCCGGCAGTAGTTTATTTCACTAAATGGTTGGGTAAACGTAGAAACCAATCTCCAATTGGACAATTTATTGCCGTGGCAGCAATTTTATTCCAACCCTCCCTGATATTAATTGATCATGGtcatttccaatttaaCTCAGTGATGTTAGGTTTGACCGTTTACACTTTGAATAACTTGCTGGATGAATTCTATGCATTCGCCGCAGTATGCTTTGTTTTGTCAATATGTTTCAAACAAATGGCTTTGTATTATTCTCCAATCTTTTTCGCTTATCTGTTAAGTAAATCGTTGTTCCACCCAAGATTATTCAACATTCCAAGATTTGCAGCAATTTCTTTTGCAACCATATGTACATTTGCATCCATGTTTGGCCCgatttatttctttggaGGTGAAAATGGTGGTATAACCAATTTATTACAATCTATTAAAAGAATCTTCCCCTTCGCAAGAGGtatatttgaagataaagtGGCAAATTTTTGGTGCGTCACTAAtgtcattttcaaatataaagCTAATTTTACTCAAGAACAATTACAACTGTATTCATTAATCTTAACAATTATTGCATTTCTACCTGCCATGCTTGTTATACTATTATATccaagaaaatatttattgttgTACGCATTAAGTGCCTGTTCCATGTccttttatttattcagTTTTCAAGTTCATGAAAAGACAATTTTAATGCCATTATTACCCATAACATTACTATATACATCCACAGATAGAAACGTCTTATCAAGGGTTAGTTGGATGAATAATATTGGGTTGTTTACACTTTGGCCACTTTTAAAAAAAGATGGACTGTCTTTACAATATTGGGTTTGCTTAATCTTGAGTAATTGGTTAATTGGGAATTTCAGTTTCATTACCCCAAGATTCTTGCCAAAGGTTTTGACTCCCGGTCCATCTATAATCCAATTAGGCGAAAATTATCGTCGTCCAACACTATTACCATCAAATTGGATTTGGAAAGTTATTATAGTATTATCATATGTTATGATGGGAGTAATTCACTTTGTCgattatttcattgaacCACCAAGTGCGTACCCTGATTTGTGGGTCATTTTGAATTGTACTCTTGGATTCGGCTGCTTTGTATTATTCTGGTTAtggaattattataaattattttcaatgacaaagaaaaacataCATCAATTGTAA
- the PHO80 gene encoding Pho80p (similar to Saccharomyces cerevisiae PHO80 (YOL001W); ancestral locus Anc_6.26) has protein sequence MQGSSYRDESKPDNNICQDSNINVNKTSNTSSDTPSTQSHSTPNVITDAENPKHVKITLPIKFMECPRRDLVVLISRMLVTLIKINDTKANDNNLPSNYATRFHSRVIPGISIGNYLLRLTKFCILQPSVLLTAVYYIDLLSAVFPSFSFNSLTAHRFILTAVIVASKSLCDSCLSITHYAKYGGVQPNELLMLEAYFLKLIKYRVLPRDKNTDLCSMEYHFDTFALNDGQIKESGTSFSYRQLPHSGYNVLHMYYRRIIDIIGVQRPISPSPDAVTVDYFLMRPRRISSASSIESAAATPLPKPNPPPQLTSVGESNYDNNNDSIGERSNAVTFALSSTISNDSMSNSSYGDQPNLGSNIQKESSAVDNVQNNTTTISGNNSEHRMKSQHKALSPTVAYTPLMLTQESRTLSALTSKKRRLSGSES, from the coding sequence ATGCAAGGATCATCTTATAGAGATGAAAGCAAACCTGACAATAATATTTGTCAAGACTCTAATATAAATGTAAACAAAACATCAAATACTTCTTCTGATACTCCTAGTACACAATCTCATTCCACGCCCAATGTGATAACAGACGCAGAAAATCCCAAACATGTAAAGATCACATTGCCTATAAAATTTATGGAATGCCCAAGAAGAGATTTGGTGGTTTTGATTTCAAGAATGTTAGTCACACTaattaaaatcaatgataCAAAAGCGAATGATAATAATCTGCCGTCTAATTATGCTACAAGATTCCATTCAAGGGTCATCCCAGGAATATCAATCGGGAATTATTTACTCCGGTTGACTAAATTTTGTATCTTACAACCTTCAGTCCTTTTAACGGCAGTTTATTATATCGACCTATTAAGTGCAGTCTTCCCATCGTTCTCATTCAATTCGTTAACCGCTCATAGATTTATATTAACTGCTGTCATCGTGGCAAGTAAAAGTTTATGTGATTCATGTCTTTCCATTACTCATTACGCAAAATACGGTGGTGTGCAACCAAACGAATTATTAATGTTGGAagcatattttttaaaattaattaaatatagAGTATTACCTCGAGATAAAAACACTGACTTGTGTTCCATGGAATATCATTTCGATACATTTGCATTAAACGATGGACAAATAAAAGAATCTGGTACTTCCTTTTCATACAGACAATTACCACATTCAGGTTATAATGTCCTACATATGTACTATCGACGAATAATTGACATTATAGGTGTGCAAAGACCAATATCACCTTCTCCTGATGCTGTCACTGTCGATTATTTCCTTATGAGACCACGCAGGATATCATCTGCATCATCTATCGAATCTGCCGCAGCGACACCTCTGCCAAAACCAAATCCACCACCGCAATTGACTAGTGTTGGAGAAAGTAACTAcgataacaataatgattctATAGGAGAACGAAGCAACGCTGTTACCTTTGCCTTAAGCTCGACAATTTCAAACGACTCCATGTCAAATTCGTCCTATGGTGATCAGCCGAATCTTGGTagtaatattcaaaaagaGAGCAGCGCCGTTGACAATgtacaaaataatactactacGATATCTGGCAATAATTCCGAACATAGAATGAAATCTCAGCATAAAGCTTTGTCCCCAACAGTAGCATACACCCCCCTTATGCTTACACAAGAAAGTAGGACTTTATCTGCGTTAACTTCAAAGAAGCGGCGTTTAAGTGGAAGTGAATCGTAG